One segment of Theobroma cacao cultivar B97-61/B2 chromosome 9, Criollo_cocoa_genome_V2, whole genome shotgun sequence DNA contains the following:
- the LOC18589756 gene encoding UDP-glycosyltransferase 92A1: MAEKREYVVMFPFMAQGHIIPFLALALHIEKTRNYKITLVNTPLNIKKLRSSLPPTSSIQLLEIPFNSCDHGLPPNTENCDVVPYQFVIRLLEASASLGTVFKDLIEDIIQQQDGQLPLCIIGDIFFGWMAGIAQELGVFHAVFSGAGGFGLACYYSIWLNLPHKGVKADDHFLLPDFQEASKIQFTQLPITMSKADGTDSWSVFHGKYLPEWANSGGILFNTVEEFDHIGLTYFKRKLGTPVWPVGPILLSIENRARVGKEAGITPEFCKAWLDTKPQNSVLYVSFGSMNTISSSQMMQLAKALEVSGKNFIWVVRPPIGFEINSEFKAKEWLPGGFEERIRESKKGLVVHKWAPQLEILSHKSTSAFLSHCGWNSVLESLSHGVPLIGWAMAAEQFFNVKFLVEDVGVCVEVARGKTCEVKHEDIAAKIELVMSDCMKGKEMRRKASKVGEMIKNAMKDEKGFKGSSVKAMDDFFNAARTMRGQNDQKQQKGRTQNLKESKRG; the protein is encoded by the coding sequence atggcAGAAAAGAGAGAATATGTGGTAATGTTCCCCTTCATGGCACAAGGCCATATCATTCCTTTCCTAGCATTAGCCCTTCACatagaaaaaacaagaaactaTAAAATAACCCTTGTAAACACCCCTCTTAACATCAAGAAACTAAGATCATCCCTGCCTCCGACCTCCTCTATCCAACTCCTTGAAATCCCTTTCAATAGTTGCGATCACGGCCTCCCTCCAAACACTGAAAATTGTGATGTTGTTCCTTACCAATTTGTCATCCGACTTCTTGAAGCTTCAGCTTCTCTCGGGACTGTTTTCAAAGATCTTATTGAAGATATCATACAACAGCAGGACGGCCAACTCCCGCTTTGCATAATTGGAGACATCTTTTTTGGGTGGATGGCTGGAATTGCTCAGGAGCTTGGCGTGTTTCATGCAGTGTTTAGTGGGGCTGGTGGGTTCGGTTTGGCTTGCTATTACTCCATCTGGCTAAATCTTCCTCATAAGGGAGTAAAGGCAGATGATCACTTTTTGTTGCCAGATTTTCAAGAAGCTTCAAAGATACAGTTCACCCAGTTGCCTATAACTATGTCAAAGGCAGACGGCACAGATTCTTGGTCAGTTTTCCATGGTAAATATCTGCCAGAATGGGCTAACTCTGGTGGGATTTTGTTCAACACAGTGGAGGAGTTCGATCATATTGGATTGACGTATTTTAAGCGAAAGCTAGGTACGCCAGTCTGGCCTGTCGGGCCAATATTGTTGTCAATCGAAAACAGAGCACGTGTTGGCAAAGAAGCAGGAATCACACCTGAGTTTTGCAAAGCATGGTTAGATACAAAGCCTCAAAATTCAGTGTTATATGTCTCTTTTGGATCTATGAACACCATCTCTTCATCACAGATGATGCAGTTAGCCAAAGCTTTGGAGGTAAGTGGCAAGAATTTTATTTGGGTTGTCAGGCCACCCATAGGGTTTGAAATCAATTCAGAATTCAAAGCCAAGGAATGGTTGCCTGGAGGATTTGAAGAGAGAATTAGAGAGTCAAAGAAAGGGTTGGTAGTGCATAAATGGGCACCCCAACTGGAGATTTTATCCCACAAATCTACATCTGCTTTCTTAAGTCACTGTGGATGGAATTCTGTGCTGGAATCACTCAGTCATGGGGTACCATTAATTGGGTGGGCTATGGCGGCTGAACAATTCTTCAATGTGAAGTTCTTGGTGGAAGACGTAGGGGTTTGTGTGGAGGTGGCAAGAGGAAAAACTTGTGAAGTTAAGCATGAAGATATCGCAGCAAAGATTGAACTAGTGATGAGTGATTGCATGAAAGGAAAGGAGATGAGAAGGAAAGCTTCTAAAGTGGGGGAGATGATCAAGAATGCCATGAAAGATGAGAAAGGTTTCAAGGGTTCTTCTGTCAAAGCGATGGACGATTTCTTCAACGCAGCGAGGACAATGAGGGGACAGAATGATCAGAAGCAACAAAAGGGTAGGACTCAAAACTTAAAAGAGTCAAAAAGAGGTTGA